Proteins from a single region of Thermotoga maritima MSB8:
- the axeA gene encoding cephalosporin-C deacetylase — protein sequence MAFFDLPLEELKKYRPERYEEKDFDEFWEETLAESEKFPLDPVFERMESHLKTVEAYDVTFSGYRGQRIKGWLLVPKLEEEKLPCVVQYIGYNGGRGFPHDWLFWPSMGYICFVMDTRGQGSGWLKGDTPDYPEGPVDPQYPGFMTRGILDPRTYYYRRVFTDAVRAVEAAASFPQVDQERIVIAGGSQGGGIALAVSALSKKAKALLCDVPFLCHFRRAVQLVDTHPYAEITNFLKTHRDKEEIVFRTLSYFDGVNFAARAKIPALFSVGLMDNICPPSTVFAAYNYYAGPKEIRIYPYNNHEGGGSFQAVEQVKFLKKLFEKG from the coding sequence ATGGCCTTCTTCGATTTACCACTCGAAGAACTGAAGAAATATCGTCCAGAGCGGTACGAAGAGAAAGACTTCGATGAGTTCTGGGAAGAGACACTCGCAGAGAGCGAAAAGTTCCCCTTAGACCCCGTCTTCGAGAGGATGGAGTCTCACCTCAAAACAGTCGAAGCGTACGATGTCACCTTCTCCGGATACAGGGGACAGAGGATCAAAGGGTGGCTCCTTGTTCCAAAACTGGAAGAAGAAAAACTTCCCTGCGTTGTGCAGTACATAGGATACAACGGTGGAAGAGGATTCCCTCACGACTGGCTGTTCTGGCCTTCTATGGGTTACATATGTTTCGTCATGGATACTCGAGGTCAGGGAAGCGGCTGGCTGAAAGGAGACACACCGGATTACCCTGAGGGTCCCGTTGACCCTCAGTATCCAGGATTCATGACAAGAGGAATACTGGATCCCAGAACTTACTACTACAGACGAGTCTTCACGGACGCTGTCAGAGCCGTTGAAGCTGCTGCTTCTTTTCCTCAGGTAGATCAAGAAAGAATCGTGATAGCTGGAGGCAGTCAGGGTGGCGGAATAGCCCTTGCGGTGAGCGCTCTCTCAAAGAAAGCAAAGGCTCTTCTGTGCGATGTGCCGTTTCTGTGTCACTTCAGAAGAGCAGTACAGCTTGTGGATACGCATCCATACGCGGAGATCACGAACTTTCTAAAGACCCACAGAGACAAGGAAGAAATCGTGTTCAGGACTCTTTCCTATTTCGATGGAGTGAACTTCGCAGCCAGAGCGAAGATCCCTGCGCTGTTTTCTGTGGGTCTCATGGACAACATTTGTCCTCCTTCAACGGTTTTCGCTGCCTACAATTACTACGCTGGACCGAAGGAAATCAGAATCTATCCGTACAACAACCACGAGGGAGGAGGCTCTTTCCAAGCGGTTGAACAGGTGAAATTCTTGAAAAAACTATTTGAGAAAGGCTAA
- a CDS encoding ABC transporter ATP-binding protein, whose translation MEIVRIENLFFQYRGGFSLKNINLSVKKGEFFGIIGPNGSGKTTLLKILVGIFRPQKGTVQLLGRIPWETSRKEMAKIVTLVSQDFFPSYDFSVKEIVEMGRLPHLSLLSGTSRKDEEIVLKSLELTGTLKFVDRNFWTLSSGERRKVVLSKAIVQDTEILLIDELTAHLDYNNVSLVGNVLKRLKESGKTIISVFHDINVASALCDRIGVMKNGEMIKTGAPPEVVTEEVLRNTFETEFVVLEHPVTGRPLAFLK comes from the coding sequence GTGGAGATTGTGAGGATTGAAAATTTGTTCTTCCAATACAGAGGCGGATTCTCTCTGAAAAACATAAATCTTTCTGTGAAAAAAGGGGAGTTCTTCGGTATCATCGGACCGAACGGTTCCGGAAAGACTACTCTTTTAAAGATCCTTGTGGGGATTTTTCGTCCTCAGAAAGGAACGGTTCAGCTCCTCGGTAGGATACCGTGGGAGACTTCGAGAAAAGAGATGGCGAAGATAGTAACCCTCGTTTCTCAGGATTTCTTTCCTTCCTACGACTTTTCTGTAAAAGAGATAGTCGAGATGGGACGGCTTCCACACTTGAGTCTTCTGAGTGGAACATCCAGAAAGGATGAGGAGATAGTCCTGAAAAGCCTAGAGCTAACCGGAACACTGAAATTTGTCGACAGAAACTTCTGGACATTGAGCTCTGGAGAGCGCAGGAAGGTTGTGCTATCGAAAGCGATTGTGCAGGACACGGAAATCCTGCTCATCGATGAACTCACAGCCCATCTGGATTACAACAACGTGAGTCTTGTGGGAAACGTTTTGAAAAGGTTGAAAGAATCGGGAAAAACCATCATCTCCGTTTTCCACGACATAAACGTGGCATCTGCTCTGTGTGATCGAATAGGCGTTATGAAAAACGGTGAGATGATAAAAACCGGAGCACCCCCAGAGGTGGTGACCGAAGAGGTGCTCCGGAATACATTCGAAACGGAATTCGTGGTACTTGAACATCCTGTCACAGGAAGACCGTTAGCCTTTCTCAAATAG
- a CDS encoding FecCD family ABC transporter permease, with amino-acid sequence MRKLVFPILILSFLLGIFFGSVPLDPLEVLGVLFGLKENPGVERILSLRIPRVLASFLVGAGLSIVGNSFQNLLKNPLVDPYLLGISSGASFGTVVSFYLAETLGISWIYRIPLLSFGFSMIASLLTLLIARKEGRFPVTTIVLSGVVVSTLFSSLTYMTIVLLKRNVTTISMWLFGSFSGSTWEDVLFYLMVVIPFLLYSLIFSKHLNAMALGEEEAFILGVSVERLKVVTFLFGNLITAFLVSRSGVIGFVGLIVPHISRYLVGPNFLKSVLSSLIVGGVLLTLCDTAARTFFSPTELPVGVVTALIGAPFLAFLMKRGV; translated from the coding sequence GTGAGAAAACTCGTTTTTCCGATACTGATACTCAGTTTTCTTCTTGGAATCTTCTTTGGAAGTGTGCCTTTGGACCCCCTTGAAGTGTTGGGGGTCCTCTTTGGTTTGAAAGAAAACCCCGGGGTCGAAAGGATTCTTTCTCTCAGAATTCCAAGGGTTCTGGCAAGTTTTCTGGTTGGAGCCGGTCTTTCGATCGTGGGAAATTCGTTTCAGAATCTTTTGAAGAATCCTCTTGTTGATCCGTATCTCCTTGGAATCTCCTCGGGTGCATCTTTCGGTACTGTTGTGTCGTTTTACCTCGCTGAAACCCTCGGAATCTCCTGGATATACAGAATTCCACTTCTCAGCTTTGGTTTCTCTATGATAGCGTCGCTCTTGACCCTTCTCATTGCAAGGAAAGAGGGCCGCTTTCCGGTAACAACCATCGTGCTTTCTGGAGTGGTGGTAAGTACGTTGTTCAGCTCTCTCACTTACATGACGATCGTTCTTTTGAAAAGGAATGTAACCACCATCTCTATGTGGCTCTTTGGAAGCTTTTCAGGGAGTACGTGGGAGGATGTTCTCTTCTATCTGATGGTCGTCATCCCGTTTTTACTTTACTCTTTGATCTTCTCCAAACATCTGAACGCCATGGCACTTGGAGAGGAAGAGGCGTTCATCCTTGGAGTCAGCGTTGAGAGATTGAAGGTTGTCACTTTTCTTTTTGGAAATCTCATCACGGCATTTCTGGTCTCCAGAAGTGGTGTTATCGGTTTCGTCGGTCTCATAGTTCCTCACATCTCTCGCTACCTCGTTGGTCCGAATTTTCTGAAGTCCGTCCTTTCGAGTTTGATCGTGGGAGGAGTTCTTCTCACACTCTGCGACACGGCAGCAAGAACCTTCTTTTCGCCCACGGAGCTTCCAGTTGGCGTTGTAACGGCGTTGATTGGAGCACCTTTCCTTGCTTTCCTCATGAAAAGAGGTGTGTGA